From the Anopheles merus strain MAF chromosome 2L, AmerM5.1, whole genome shotgun sequence genome, the window ATCATTTGCAAGGGTAATATTGCTAAAAGGTGTGTTTCTAATTGGTTTTAGTgctttataaacaaaatatcgttcgatattcagatgttggagctttttgtcgTTCATGTGCAGATTTTTGATgcggccacgagaaaagctcttttttgcagttgacaagcGGTTTTgacaaatttgaaaaaaaaatcatcacttCACCTCCGTGGCCACACGCCAAAACATGGAAGTGATTTTTGTCAACCATATTTgacgtttgttgttttgttatgaAAACCCGGCTGATTACGACAAAATAAGAAATTTTATCGGCAGATAGGTGCATTATATTTGGAAATAAAAAACCCACTCACCGGACGTATTTGTTGCAGTTTACGTAATGGCAACGTTCCGCTTGGGCGCTATTGCATCAATTGCAACGAGGATACCGCATCAAAATGTGGCTAAATTGCAGCGAATCAATCTCGTCCGTCGGATGGCTACCGGAGCTGCACCGAAAAAACCAACCAGCACACTGGGACTGGCTGTGAAGGGAATGGCAATCGGTGCCCTGGTCGGCACCGGCTGGTCCGGTTATAGCTACTTCAAGGGCGGTCCCACAGATCATATGCTGCACGAGCATGTAGGACCAAAGGTTCTCGATAAGCTGCCGGATGTGAAAATAATGCGCAAAGTGGTGAACCCGAATGACGATTCGGGCTTGGATTTGGTGCTGTTCCAGTTTCAAACGTGCCCGTTCTGCTGCAAGGTAGGAATGTTACGGTTAATCACAAACTACGGTGTAATTGACTGATTGTATTTGCAGGTCCGTGCTTTTCTGGACCACAGCGGGCTTTCCTACTCAGTGGTGGAGGTGGATGCAGTACTTCGTCAGGACATTCGCTGGTCGGACAGTAAAAAAGTTCCAATTTTGCTAGCGAAAACGAAATCGGGAAAATACGTTCAGCTAACGGACTCGAGCATGATAGTGTCCTCGATTTCCAGCTTCCTTCGGGACAAGAAGCAAGACATTGGCGAGCTAGCCAAATACTATCCGTCGATATCGTACGAAAACGATGCGGGACGAAAAGTGTTCGACATTATGAACAAATATTTCCTGATGTTTCAGGAAAAGAAGGTTGACAATCGTACAAAGGAAGAGCAAGAGTGAGTATTGCCggttgagtgtgtgtatgatggAAGCTATTCTATATTTTATCACATTCTTTGCTTTACGATTAGGGAGGAGCGTAAATGGCGTGCCTGGGCCGACGATCATTTGGTGCATTTGATTTCGCCCAATGTGTATCGAACGAAGGACGAAGCGATGGAAACATTTGAATGGTTTTCGGACGTTGGCGAATGGGGTATCCACTTTCCGAAATGGGAACGAGACCTGATGGTATACGTCGGCGCATTTGCCATGTGGGGCATCAGCAAGCGGCTCAAGCGGCGGCACCAGCTCAGTGACGACGTTCGCTCGCACATCTACGATGCGTGCGATCGATGGATCAGTGAAatcgaaaagaagaaaaccacCTTCCATGGAGGATCGCAGCCAAATTTGGCCGATCTGGCTGTGTTCGGTGTGCTGAACAGTATGGAAGGATGTCAAGCTTTTAAGGACTGTCTGGAGAACACTAAAATCGGTCCATGGTTTTATGCcgtgaaagagagagtgcTTAAAAATCGCGGTAATATGTTGTAATGCTATGCTTTGTACTATTGAAGATGGTTTAAGTACGGTTAatatgcaataaaacaaaaattagagGTTGTTCCTCTTTAAAATTACATAgccgcattttttttatataatacACTTTTCTTGTACGTGCTGCCAACacattaaattttacattcaaatcaattaattttgtaaaaataaaattctatTGCATAAACTGATATTAAGGGTCAATAGCTTTgacaaataatttttaaatgctaGAAGTAGTTTTgctgaaattgttttattgGAGGACTTATTTGTTGCATTTCCAAATAGGATTTAATTGTTATTACACTTTACAGTTGTTCCATGTACGTAAAGCTGAACACTCGTGAATAGATTTcaacaaagttttttttatgtgggtcgaacaaaaaaaaaaatcagaaatataaataataaattaatttatctgagcgcaatgaatgaaaattcCGATAAAAGtcttcttaaaaaaaacagcataatATACGAGCTACAAGTTTGATATCGGCGCCATTCGAATGCAAGCTTTGCGCATACATAATCGCGGCGCTAGTGCGTTGGGACGGAAGGCGTTGCAATATGCTCGAAcgtttgtatttaaaaaaaaatacattgcaGTCTTTATAGTAgcgaaaaataaagaaaacctGTTCCCGGCGAAAAGGAAGATAGCACAACcggaaaaaagtaaacaaccttttttttcctttttatggTCGTGGCGCGCGATCGTCAAATTTTTGAAACACATGTTCCGATGCGTAAAGCTGAGAGATAGTTACATAGCACGCTCTTCGTTCCTGCTTTACGATGCTCTCTCACTCGTTTGTGCTCATGATTACGCTCTTTTCATGTTGCTCTCCTAAATAAGCGTCAATGAGAGAATTAAAGCGTTTTAAATTTTGTAGATTATAAgcatttgaatgaaataaatacaatTCCATGTATAGATTTTTAAAATGATGGTACCAAATGTGAAGATATTTAAGATCATAGCACATCCAAAGtatattgtttttaaaaatagttaaatagattaaaaaaaatcatgaattcTTCTGACATCCTGGAACATTTTGTGCATGTTTCACATCATTATACATCATAACACTAAAACAccatgaagtttttttttttttttcatttcctgaGATCATGCAACgatcgtacaaaaaaaaaagtctcacACGAAGCGTGGAGCGCAACCGAAGAACAACAGATAAAGCGCGTTGCCTCGCTCGGCTTGTCCGAGAACATCTTGCGCCGGCCGATCTGGGACTGGTTCCTCCAGGTCGCGCACGGACCGAAAGAGTCAGAAACGCGCGAACGATCGAACCGAGCAGACGGGAAGGATCCGGTTCTCCCGTCCCGGTCGGGTaagccagaaaaaaagaaaaaaagaaaataagtgTAAATCAGAACCAAcaggaagtgtgtgtgtgtgtgtgagataaGCTGTGTCTTGGGCCGTGGTACCAAGCGATAAGAAACTTTGAATAGCTAGTGTGCTGTGCAGTGAAGCGAGGTAAAGCTCATTTAAATATATAGTTAGATAGAATTTATGGTGCATGTTTGGAAAGTTGCTAGATAAGATTAGATAAAGTTTGGAAGATATAATACATTTGTGATCAAAGTGATAATATGTACAGATGTAAAGAGATGTGCTAAACTTTACAAAGAAAGTTGTATAAAGTTTATACAAGCAAAGTATGTGCAAGGTGCAAAATACATCTAACACGGTATGCAAATTGAAGaagcgagagcgagacagtGCCTTGCGAAGAACGAACGAGAACCATGCACAATTAGTGCGCTGGTTAAAAAGGTTGCGATAATTTGAGAAATAGCACACCAAAAGTGAGTTGAAAGAGGAAACCTCGCCGAAAGTGCAGCGTCGTGAAGAAACGAAATGGCTGCAGCACAAAATCCATCACTAGCAGCGGCAGGGGCAGCATCCTAGCATGGGGTGCATCGAGTCGCCTGCAACCGCAAACGGCCAACCGAGCTCACCCTTTTGCCCGTACAGGCACAACATTTTGAGGGATGTGGCCGTAAAAATACAtgaaaacgaagaagaagtCGACAACGATAATGACCTGCCCGCGCCCGGTCCCGGAGGTTTCTTTTTGGCTTACTGCTCTTCCAGTGTGTCGTCTTCGTGCACTGTCTGTAGCACCCACCCGTCTGCAATCTTGCCCCTGTGTGGTGATCGTGCGGTGGGTtcaggggtgtgtgtgtgttttttttgttaacttgCTCGGTTTATGTTCGCTTCTCCCTGTGAGCATAGCTCTCCatagaaatggaaatgaaaacataAGCCTCGGTTTCAAAACCGACCACAGAAGAACATTCCAAGCTGCTCCGAGAAGAACAGGGAAAAGCAAAGCAGGAACTTACACAATCCGTGCTGAATGAATGGATGCATTGCAGCGTGGCGAGTAAGTCGTTGGGTTTGGGAAGACTCGAAGCATTTGTTCaaaagaatgaagaaaaacagtAATAAAAAGCTACGAAGAAACGAATAGATGATCGTAAGTTGCCTATGCGTACGATCATCTTTGTAAACGGAACCAATACTGGAGTCTTTTGCGTATAGGTAGGATTTCAAGTCATGCCTAGGGattatacaaaaaaagtaCGCCCTTTTTCTTCCACCACGATTCGGACACAGTTTGTTAGAAGTTACATTAACGCACAAACCGTCTGTATGCCAGATGGAACCGTGTGGATAAATTTAGAACTTTATGCTGCATATGGGATCCCgatttgtttctgtttgctCGCGGAACTGACGCGAGTGAGCAGCTCTTTGCGCTTCGAGCTTCGAAGATGTTTTGGGATGAAATCATGCATATAAGGCGTTCGTAGTAATGTATGCCGCAGCACTACACCGAGATGTTCATTTCCTGAGCGCACGGTTCCAgtgaggtttttttgtttattttccaatGTTGGTTCAAATATCGCTGTGCCACCCGTGTATAAATAGACGTCGACTATTGGCGATGGTGTTAGATCATCGATCGTCAAACGCTGGACAGCGAGCTTGGGAAGGCTACGGAATTGTGTTGAAATTGTAAAGCACGGATGTCTCAGCTCTCAATGATAAGACATGCTTCAGATTTGTTTCAGATTTGTGTTTTCAAAACAGGAACTAAATGTTGTACATATTTCATCAAGTCATATACACCACCACAAAGATGCgacgttttattttaaaatttcatatttgCTCCATCTAGCATTGTCTCGTTCATCTGGAGCGGTCTGATAGCCCCTTCTCATAGTCCGCTTATCGGACGGGTTGAGATGGGTGGCATCACAGCACTAGCTACGATCACCGTCCTGGTGGTGCTAACCATCGGAACGGCTCGATCGGAGCTTACGCCACCATACTTTAATCTGGCCGAAGGACGAAGAATTGTTGCCAGTGCCACGTGTGGCGTTGGTACCGATGGGCCCGAACTGTACTGTAAACTGGTTGGTGCAAACACAGAAAATGATCATCAAAACCAATACTCGGTCATCCAGGGACAGGTAAGTTTTGGGACGAATTGTATAAGATGTGCTTGTATGTAAAAAAGAACCCTTATTTTCAATCGTAATACCTCCCACAATCCAAGGTTTGCGATGTATGCGATCCGAACGATCCCGACAAAAGCCACCCGCCGGAGTATGCCATCGATGGTACGCAAAACTGGTGGCAGAGTCCTCCGCTGTCTCGTGGCATGAAGTACAACGAAGTTAACCTTACGATCGACTTTGATCAGGTAAGTAAAGATGCGAGCGTTAGTTTTTCCATCAAAACCATCTCGCAGCGGTGACCACCATCTGGCAAATGATCTAATCCATATGCACCAGCGGCAGGAAGGATGACATAATCTCAGCAGTATTGCAAACAGATATCTGTTTGCTTGTAAACGGCTAATGTAAACTTCACAAAGTCTATAGTTGGATCGTTTCGTTTGCTACGGCGATGGTGTAGCACGACATATGGCGGTAGCCACATATGTATGAATGaagtttgaaattgaaacggAAATTATGAATTCAGCGGGCCGGAAAACAAGAGCCACGCATCCCGTGTTGATAACTGCATGGTGACATTTGACTCCCAGCGGGATGGTTGTGATAACTTGCCTGAACTCGAGTTCCTTTTCGTTTGCTGATAAGCGTACTATTCTTGGTGCTTATGCTGCTGGTCTATGCTGGCCGAGGCTGGTATTCGGCAGAGGCACATAGTTTTTCTTATCAATTTAGAACACTCCATTCACTTCCTTATGCTGCGAGAATGGAAGCACATGAAGATTGCCAAGAGTTTCCCAACAGAAAGCAGTTACACTAGATGATTTAACTCATAAGCTGGAGGTTTTGTAATGTAGCCACGCAGCATGTTGAATTTAAAATACGATAATTCGATAGTACATTTATTTACATGTTTCATACGAAATGTATCCCGAAAATCGATTTTTAAGAGATCATTATTAATTAATGATCAGATATTCAGATGATGTCTAGAGAGACTAAACTCCAGACAACATTGACATTATTACTCCTTTAAAAATCCCTACGGCTATTGTTACAAATTTTGGCTCTCTATTCCGCAAACCGCTGGTCAGTCCCGAGCTGGTCTGATTGTATAGCCGTAAAAAAGCTTAAGAAAAGATTAAAGAACATTTTCGTCTTAGACACGATCCGCCTATTTCATACGAACATACTACAGATAACCTAGCCCATTAGCTGCCATCTTCAGTAGTTGCATcatcaaaaagaagaaaaaggagtATGTAGCCCAACCCACGAAGAACTTCAGCTAATATAAAGAATGCTTGTAACAATAATCATTTGCTCCCATTCATTCTTTTAGCTTTAGTCCCAAAGTCTTGCCCTCTCTTAGCAAGAGTAGTTTTAATTGGTATTTATAGTCATTATTACACTGCGATAACACAACAATCTACTCATTTCCGTTTGCCTGAAGCGGCTTAAATTATGCACACGCCTTGCAGCGATGTGCAGTTTAATAGCGTCTTTGCTAAATGGACACCGCAAGTCGGTTGATGAGTACAGCGTAAACTTGACATTGTAAGATGATTTGCTTGGCAGTAGCTGCAATGAGTACTGCTCTTGTTATTGTTATGCATATCCAGGGTGGTCCGCTAGAACGTGTTACCTCCAATTCCCTGCAACTGGCACATAGACACAACCAGCTGGATGTGCAGTCCATCGTCGCTGCGCTTCGTCGACGCAAATTCTAGTTTATGCTTGCATTTTCGTTTCATTCTTGTAATTTGAACTAACCGAACCGGGTTTTGGCCTTTCTTTTACCTTACTTTTTCTCTTATACAATTGTCTTATACTTTTTCATTGGTTTAGGAATTCCACGTGGCTTATCTGTTTATTCGTATGGGCAACTCGCCCCGTCCGGGATTGTGGTCGCTTGAGAAATCTAGCGATTACGGCAAAACGTGGACACCCTGGCAACACTTCTCCGACTCACCCACTGATTGCGTGACGTACTTTGGGCCGGACAGTTTGAAACCGCTCCAGAACGATGACGACGTTATCTGTACGATGGACCACTCGAAGATTGTACCCCTCGAGGGTGGTGAGGTAGGTGATGATCGCACGATCGATCGTGGAATCAATGCTGTATTTATGACTGTAATCCACCTTTTGTGTTATTCTTTAAGATTCCGATTCGTTTGCTAAACAATCGTCCATCGGCGAACAATTACTTCAACTCGTCCACGCTGCAAGAATGGAGCAGAGCTACGAACGTGCGCATCCGTCTGCTGCGTACGAAGAACTTGCTCGGACATCTTATGTCCGTAGCGCGGCAGGACCCTACCGTTACGAGACGTGTAAGTTGAATGGGACAATGTGCGGCCCAAAGAGTCCTAAACGTTGTTTCAACACTTGAATAACGTATTTGATCTTGTCTCAATCCCTCCCAGTACTTCTACTCGATCAAGGATATCTCGATCGGTGGACGTTGTGTGTGCAACGGTCATGCTAACACGTGTAACGTACTGGATCCTCGCTCGCCGAGACGCATTCTGGCCTGCCAATGCCAGCATAACACGTGCGGCGTTCAGTGTGCGGAGTGTTGTCCCGGATTCCAGCAGAAGAAATGGCGACAGAACACCAACGCAAGGCCTTTCCAGTGTGAACGTAAGTAATTGGTGGTGTTTATTTCAAAGAAACCCCCCTGTTCAACTTCTCTTTCTTGTCATTCAGCGTGTAACTGTCATGGACATTCGGATGAATGTATCTACTCGGAGGAGATCGATGAGAAGGGTCTGTCGCTGGACATCCATGGTAACTACGAGGGTGGCGGCGTTTGTCAAAACTGCCAGCACAACACAAAGGGCATTAACTGCAACCAGTGCGAGGACAAGTTCTATCGCCCGTATGGTAGATTCTGGAACGAAACGGATGTTTGCCAGCGTAAGTAATAAGCGCATTGGGTAACCACGGCTCGAAGCAATAGCTAATCCGATGTTTCACTTACAGCTTGCGACTGCGATCACTTTTACTCGACCGGTAACTGCGAGGAGGAAACGGGTCGCTGTGAGTGTCGGGCTGAGTTCGAGCCACCGCTTTGTGACGCTTGTTCGTACGGTCACTTTGGGTATCCCAATTGTCGGCAGTGCGAGTGCAACTTGAACGGCACGATCGGATACTACTGCGAGGCGGTGAACGGTACCTGTCCCTGCAAGCACAATTTTGACGGGCCGCATTGTAAGCAGTGCGCCAAGGAGTACTACGGCTTCCCGGACTGCGATCGTAAGTACAACGGAATGGAAGCATCAATTTGGTGTGATATGATTTTTTATGTGCGTTCTCATTATCTATTCGACAGCTTGCGATTGTAACATGCACGGGTCGGTGGACAGTGTTTGTGACGAGGGTAGCGGTCAGTGTCAGTGCAGACCCAACTTCGCTGGACGACTCTGCGATTCTTGCAAGGACGGATTTTATAGGTATCCGGATTGTACATGTAAGTTTATATGACTGGCTGATGTTTCGTACAGTGCAGTTAACTTTAATAATACTACTTGCAGACTGCAACTGTGATGTTCGCGGTACGTTGGACGAGGTGTGCGATAAGAACAGTGGAACCTGCCTGTGTCGCGAAGGTTACGGTGGTCCCCGGTGCGATCAGTGCATTCCTGGCTATTACAACTATCCCGACTGTGTGCCTTGCAACTGTTCTAGTGCGGGCAGCACATCGACCGTTTGTGACATCACGGGACGCTGCTCGTGCTTGGAGAACTTTGGTGGCCGACAGTGTACGGCCTGCTTGGCCGGATACTACCAGTACCCGGAGTGTTTGCCGTGCAATTGCGATTCGTACGGTTCGCTGGCCAAATCTTGCACAAACGATGGACAGTGCCAGTGCAAGGATAACTTCGATGGCAAGAATTGCCAGCAGTGTAGAGAAGGGTTCTACAACTTCCCGGCCTGCGAGGAGTGCAACTGTGATCCGGCCGGTGTGATACCCCGCTTTGCCGGGTGCGGCTCCGTACCGGCTGGTGAGCTGTGCCAGTGTAAGGAGCGTGTACATGGTCGAATCTGTGACAAGTGTCGTCCGCTGTACTGGAATCTTACCGCCTCGAATCCCCATGGTTGCCAGGAGTGTGAGTGCTTTATCGATGGTACGATCGGTGCGCTCGACACGTGCGACACAAAGTCGGGCCAGTGTGCCTGCAAACCGTCGGTAACGGGACGCCAGTGTACGGAGTGTAAGGATGGCACGTTTGATCTGTTTGGATCGAACCTGTTCGGGTGTAAGGATTGTGGTTGCGATATCGGTGGTGCGGCGGACAATGTTTGTAACAAGGAAACGGGCCAGTGCCGCTGTCATCCGCGCGTTTCAGGCCGTACCTGTTCCTACCCGCTGACCACACACTACTACCCGACGCTGTACCAGTACCAGTTTGAGTACGAAGATGGCTATACGCAGTCTGGGGCGCAGGTGCGCTACCAGTTCCACGAGGACATTTTCCCCGGATTCAGTAGCCGCGGATACGCCGTGATGTCATCGCTGCAAAAC encodes:
- the LOC121594612 gene encoding prostaglandin E synthase 2; translated protein: MATFRLGAIASIATRIPHQNVAKLQRINLVRRMATGAAPKKPTSTLGLAVKGMAIGALVGTGWSGYSYFKGGPTDHMLHEHVGPKVLDKLPDVKIMRKVVNPNDDSGLDLVLFQFQTCPFCCKVRAFLDHSGLSYSVVEVDAVLRQDIRWSDSKKVPILLAKTKSGKYVQLTDSSMIVSSISSFLRDKKQDIGELAKYYPSISYENDAGRKVFDIMNKYFLMFQEKKVDNRTKEEQEEERKWRAWADDHLVHLISPNVYRTKDEAMETFEWFSDVGEWGIHFPKWERDLMVYVGAFAMWGISKRLKRRHQLSDDVRSHIYDACDRWISEIEKKKTTFHGGSQPNLADLAVFGVLNSMEGCQAFKDCLENTKIGPWFYAVKERVLKNRGNML